The DNA window TGAGGAGACGACGTGACGATCGCAGGCGTGACTCCCGACGGCTCGACGTCCGCGCTGCCGACCGGTATCAGCAGGGACTGGGTGCCCGGGATCACCAGGTGCTGCGGCAGGCTGCTGGGGTAGCCGATGGCTTGCTGCTGGCCGCTCAGGTAGCCGATCACCGGCGGCTGGGTCCCAGTGTAGAAAGCTGTTGCCGGCAGCCCCACAGGGAGTTGCTCGGAGGCGCTGTGGGTGGTCTGAATGACGGTGTGAGGGGACAGCGTGGCTACCGCCTTCACCCCCTCATGGCCCAGAGCCTGCTGCGGAGACAAGGCATAGGACCGGTGGGTTGGCTTTCCTAAGTGCAAACTTCCCTTGTCGTTTAGGGCTGAAGGAGAGGTCTCACGGTTGGCGGCCTGCTGCACCTCCATGTCTGCCGTGGGCGTGCTGCTGTTGGGGACCACCATGACAGAGGCTCGGACACCTGAGGAATCCCGCATGCCGTACTCGGCAGGGTTCGAGTGGACCACCACGTGCCTGGTCTCATAATGATGGGGAGCTGGTTTATTGCCTGCTTTGACTAGACCCATGTCGGCAGAAGGCGAAATGCCGTACCTCCGGCTCTTCTCTATCTCGCCATTCAGTACCTCCTTGGCCTGCATCGCCTGCAGCCGACTGCTCTCGGGTTTCTTGGGGGGATCCCTGGTGACAAAGTGGCCCCCCGAGTCAGTGTACTGCACCACCACTTGGGAGGAAGGGCCAAGGGTGAGGGTGTGCGGGATCACTGTCTGATGTGGGTGCAGGGGGACTGGGATGGTTGGAGGAGAGACATTTCTGACAGTgctctgggaagagctggaaatGTGGACGTACTGGTTCTGCTGGGTGGGTGGAGGAGACCCAGCAGCGATCAGTCCAGGCGTCCTGACCAGGTGCGGCTCAACTTTGTGCCCCTGCTGGCTTAAGCCGCTCATGCTGGCCAGCAAAGTGGAATAAGCCTCCAGCTGGGAGCGCTGGGATGGAGTGGTTGCAAcggctgtggctgctgccacGGCACCGGTCGCAGAGTTGGCTGTTGGGGAAATCAGCTGTGAGGGGATGAATCCGGTGTACGATCCACTGTACTGGGGCCCGACGAACTGGAAGGTGTGCTGCAGGTGAGTGTACTGCACGGGGGAAACGGGGGTCCCTGACTGGGAGAGGGCGGGCGAGTACACCGTGGGAAGAGTGGTAGAGGCTGGAACGGACCTGGGCGCACTCGGCGGGGAATAGTCCATCCCTGCAGACAGCGACTTGTGCAAACCCTGCTGCAAGCCTGCCTCCACCGAGGAGGTGCCCCCGGGCCGGTGCCGGCcccccaggcagccctggccaCTGGGTGTGCTGGGGAGCCATGCCAGGTTATCTGCACGGTGGTTTTCATTTGGCAGGACCGGCTTCACCTCCGAAGGCAGGCTGGTGGCAGGGATTTCTCGCTTCTTAGGTGGCAGGCATTCATTGCTCCGCTCTTGGTTGGATTTCATCTTTCGCCGTCCCCCCTCCACTGTGCTTGCTTCACTGTCTGGCTGGCTCTGATTTCAGTCTGATAAACGGAAAGTCACATTTGATTTCTGCAGGGGATCCAGTGACTTCATGAGGAATCATCTCCCTGTGAGCACGATCCTCCGACAGCTCCTCTGGATTCTGCAACGAAAGGGTGGGCAAGGGAGACAGGAGTCATATTGTCAGCcatgagaaatgaaaacaaataagcaGACACCCTAAatcagcaaagaggaaaaagacctctggaaaaaaaaaaatggaaaggcaACGCCACTTTTACGTCGAGGAGCAGCTGACAGCTAGCTATGCtgtaaacagcagaaaaatcctGGGCATGTCTGCTAATGCATcaggaaaacattaaaacatttaagCATATCAGAAACAACCTGGCCATAACTTGGCACATTTAGCAGCAGTCATTTATTTCCCAAGGCTCATTCTTCTTCCTCTATGAAAACACTCCATATCTCTATGGTGCCTGCTTTGTTCTTCCAGCCTCTTCTTCCCCTGCAAGGATGACTGCCTTCACCCTAACGTGCCCTAAAAAAACATGGGAACACATAAGGGAGCCCTGAGGAACAGGCACACACAAAATATTGTTAGCAACAAGTCACTGTGAATGGTGCAAAGAGAAGGTGGTGTGTCACTCCTAAACCCCTGAAACCCAGAGACACTGGCAGGTGACTTCACGTGACACCACGCAGGgctgtggaggcagcagctgcctcctgtcCCCACTCCACACCACAGCTCATTACAGGGACACGTGTGCTTCATCTCTCAGTCTGGCAATGAACCTCAGCCATGTGAACTATttacagcagcagcccagagccaggGATGGATCTGAGCCAGGTTTTTGATgtctggtggggtttttttgaccCAGTGCTTTGAACTCCCTCTGCTACTGATGCCTCACATTCAGGTGTCCAAGCAGGACTCTGCTGGGAGGAACTCCCTGCCACATGCAGGTAAGCCAGAGCCAGGTGCTGGCACCATATCCATCTCTGGCAGGATCCAACCCCACTCTTTCGTAGCCACTGCTGCACCACAGAGGCTGTTGGTACCACACTCACGGCCATGGCCACAGGTCCATGAGTTTGACTCAGGTGTCCTtagccttggggacacctgcCTAGAGCTGCTCAGAAAAGTGTGTTTGAGTTTCCTGATCCAAATCATGAGCCCCCACTACTGTAAAAACTCCAGTTTCATATTGGGCTGATTTTGCTGTTGATGCTTTCTGCATCACCCATTTCATCCAAAGGCAACAAAGTCTTCCTAACTCTTCTATTACCTgccaaagaaaatattgtaaCTGTAATGTGTTTTACATTTACTCTCTTCCTGAAATCTTGCCTTGCCTAATCAACCTTCATGAAGAGTGAAACTTTTCCTCAGCCACTGTCCATCCACCACCTGTCATCTGCATTTCTGGCTGTTGTGAAAGTTGTTCAAGAATGGATGAGAAGCCGCATACCTCGCATGAGTGGCAGCTCAACAAGAAAAGCATGCATTACATTTAAGaagaacagagagaaagaatTGAGAGTGGATGTGAAAGAGGATGGAAATAGGATATAGCCCACTTTAAAGGGAATGCTGCACAGCAGTAATGATACTTATCTTATGGCAAGTAATATTCCTTTGGGggatttctttccctgctgcctcacTTCTAATGAACAATAAGCCTGATGTTTATATGTGTATGAAGTACTTTGAAGACACACTAGACTCAGATTAAACCTATCTTTAAAAGCACTCTTTACGTTTATGGTCCTCCAAGCTGCTGTAAGCCTGCAGGAAAAGTCCAAACCTTCTAATGGTTTGATACAATCAGTCTTAAGTTAATTACTCCATTCTTTAAATATTGATAAACAGTAATGAAACACCAACAGCTagagctgggggagggaggtAAAGCACTGTTTCAGGGTAGATTCCCTGGCTTTGAGGAGATAGGGAGGATGAAAGAACTCAGGGCAGCTTCAGATGTGCAAGGGCCAGTGACACCCAGGGCGCAGCAGCCCAGGCACTATCCTGACCTGCCCTGGTCTGTCAGCACCATCACCTCGGCACCGTGACTGCGGCGACGAGGGCAGCCAGGAGACAGGGCCCCCGCTAGATCAGCACGGGCCTTCCCCTCCTCCTAACAGTTGCTCAGCGTGTCTTGGCAACAGCtaaaattattatattacaCATGacttacagatttttctttttaagtttgactaaaaataaaactgccGAGCTCACATTTGCGCAGTCATCCTTGGTTAACTTTAGCTCTCTGTAGCCTTCTGCCCCAGGCAGTCGGCTTGGGTAGGTAAGTCAGCAGATcctggcccaggcagctgcccaggggggGCATCCTCAGCATGGGGTgcttctcctgctccccttGCCACAGGGAGCTTGTGCTGGGCTTGGACCATTCTCCAATCTCTTCTGGAACATGAGCTGCAAATCCAGAATTTAAATACACTCCCACGGGGaaaagctgggagcagaggcagagggcTGGCTTCTCTGCCTGCAACAGAGCAGGGAGCTTGTACATGGGACTGAATAGGGACAGGCTCTTTTGCTGTGATGGGCAACCAGGCTCCCCAAAACCAGTGGTTCCAAAAGTTCAAGGCATCTGAGTTCAGCTTCTCTGCATCGAAAGTAGTAGTATGAAGCTCTATGAAATAGGGTGAAGTTTCATTATGCAGGAGCTGAAGCAAAGATTTTATTCTGCTAAATAGCATTGAACCACTGAGGTTTGGGTGGCCTCCAATGTCAAAGCTAACATCCTTCAAAAATACCAAGTACTAACTCTTTTGGGTcatgtattttggttttttttggtgtaaatCTTTCAGATGGCTGACTTCATCTTTACCAGTAGCAAAAGGACTGTCCAAAATCTCCTGCAGAACACAGGAGGAATGAATAAATTTAATGTAGGCAAGGGATGAGACAGCCATAGAGCAGTGAATACTGCCCCACTTTTCAAAGCCCAGGCACTTCACAGTGAGCCTCTGAACTCTTAACAGACATAGGACTGGATTtgcaaaaaatggaaatatgcAGTGTAAAACAGCCTATTTCTACATCAAGACCTAAAAGTAAAAGAGTAACTTTTCAGCAATATTCAAGCCCCAGCAACAGCAAAGATAAGACAGGACTGATTTTGCTTGGGAAGCAATTAAAGGGAGACAACCCAAACAAGAGTGTCTCAAAGGCAAGAGGTACAAGACCTGGTTAAACAGTTTTTTGCTGGGCTGGCTGTCCTAGAAAGATGAGTGTATGAGTGTGTCACAGGGTTTTGTTATttgcatgctttttttttcttttttttttttttttttttttttttttttttgattcatGACATTTTTATGACTCTGGAGCTTTCCTTTAACTTTAGAGCTGTCAATCATGATTTGTAGATATGCAAACGAGCAGGAAACACTAGGTGATTTTTTACTCCTGTGTGTGTCACAAGTGCGTGCGTGCGTGCAGGCATGTGTAATTATGGCTGGGAAGGTAAAAGGGACAAAGAGatcagggagagcagctggacTTTGGTATCTCTGGCAGTGAGTACACATAGAACATTGCTAAACTGTCTGGACAGCCAGTGTCCACTGGCAGTCTGCCCACACTCAAATTCCTGGAAAGGCttaaggcagaaaaataatcacTTGGAGGAGTCACCATCTGGGCTTGCTCTGGTCCCAGAGGGATTGCTCACTGGAGCTCGGGATGTGCATTTTCATGCAAAACTCCATCGTCTCTTTGCAAGGCACTTTAAATCTCACTATGTGTCccaaaacaacatttttgtaCTTATTTCATCTAATAAATTTAAAGCACAGGAGAGGATATTGGGTTATAGCTTCAGATGCTGACCTCCTTTATTTATCTGGAGTTCACTGCAGCAAAGGTAAAACCAGCAATGCAAGCATCCAAACACAGCGACATGCTGTATCCCACCACCTTGGGACTGAGCCTTGGGGTGCACAGAAGTTGGGGCCAGaaccacaaaacacagcagcacttGGCTATGCTGTGGGTGGGACTTTCACTGCCTTGAGAAATCAAGCACGTTCTCTGTCCCATGGTGCAGCTAACATCCTTTTTTGGGTCTCTAAACCTCCTTCAAAAATCTGGTCCCTCTATCCTCTTCTGGTCCCTGACCTTTCCGCAGTTGCCAGCAAGCTCACACCATCACGTGCCGGTAGGAGGAAGGACTGGTGCAAGAAGCAAACACCCAAGGGGGGGGGCAGTCGTCAGTTTCCAACTTCAATTAAACCAGTCACTTATTGTCAAAAGGCTCCTTTGATCGCAAATCctaaaaaaacacacagagtaCTATGACTTTCCAACTTCCACTTTCCAGCTCCGGGTATGACCAGCAAACTCTCACATTTACCCGTGCACTAGAAAAACTGCGTCTCTCCTCCCACAGACACTGTTGCCTTGCCTGGCACGTAGATGTTAATGCAACATTCGCAGAGTCGAGCCTGATACGCGGCTCTTTATGTCTGGGGTGTTACCGGGCAGATGCAGCAGCGCAGTCTGATGCTCCCGCCCCAAATCAGCCGCCCATCCTATCACGAGTGAGTAATTTCGGCAGCGCTGGAAATGAGTGAGAAGGGGAGGCACTTCGGCCcacctctcccctcccctccaagGAGGCTGGCATCTTGCAGGATCACATTCGGAGAGACGAAAAGACAGTCACACTGCAGAGGGCTCCGCAGCTGCATTCTGCCTCTCAGATCCGTACGCCAGCTTTCTCCCTCCCGCTCTACAGCCCGCCCGCTGCCAGCTACATATTCATGGTTGTAACTGCTACAGATTCCATTAGCCCTGCCATGTGCAGCTCAGCGCAGGCCAACAATAGCTATAGGAGTTTATTGTCCAACCCGACCAATTTCACAGCTCCCTGGCAGAATTCCCGGGAGTGCCAACTGCAGAGATCCATTAATAAGGAACATGAAAACCTCTCATAAAATTTGAAATTCTCCTCCCAAAATGAAAGGATTCCTGATCAACACCACATCTGCAATACAGATTGTCCAGTGCAGTGTTAGCTCTTATTATACTTCTGGGAATCTGCCACAGGAGATTGCTACAGGTTTCAGCACAGTGAGCAACGGTTCTGCACATCCTTCCTCTCCCCAGGCAGATCAAACAGACTTCACACAAGACAAAAAGCAAGTGATATGAGCAAAGCTCAGTGAGCACATCACCAGATGTGAGATGCCCAAAGACTTAACATTcccattattttaatgaagGTTTGTAGGTATACCAGAGTTGAGAGAGGAAAgtttaggaggaaaaaacagtGTAAGACATATTCCCAAAAGGACGGACAGATGACAGAGTCCCAAGACAGCCATTCATGAGCACAGGTGATACAAACTGATTATTAGAAAGCTACTCCACTGGTTAACTGTCTGTTTCTGCTACTTACCCTGAATTCTGAGGATAAGGAGAGATGTGCATGTCCTAAGCAGGGCACATGCCTCCTGTGCTACTGTGGTTAGACTGTGCTTAGTTAATAATGCATTGTTATTATGCCTGGTAGGTGCTGGTGAACTGCACAGGAACATGGTGATAAAATTATGTTTGGTTTTAGTTACGCTAACTGCTGAatgaaaagctggaattttgcaGAAGTTTGCAAGTTTCTGCTATCCGATCATCTGGGTGCCATCACTTCATTCTGCAACAGGAGAGATGCCCTTATTTTCAGCATCTGTAGAAGTCACTCCGTGCTCTGGGTGTGCAGCAGACCTCTTCTGTCCtttctgtgcacacacagagcagtgcagcTACACGTAAGCCTTGCAGGACTGTGAGTACTATGGGTGATTTAAACAGATTCACAGCTGCCTACATCCTCTGTTTATACAGGAAAAAGCTTTTAGCAAAGGTCATCCCTCCTCTTCCATCATGCTTTGTAGAGACGTGGTACCAGAGCACGCAGTACAAGATGCCAGGGAGGCTGGAAGCAAGGAAGCATTCCCTCCAAGAGTCGCAAGCTGACCCCATGTCAGGGCTGACACTGGAGGGCTGTGTTGGCCATCATGCCACCCTCCCAGCCCACCCCACAGCAGGACCCTCACTCCCTGGCACAGAAGCACCCCCCTACTCCCTGGCACAGAAGCACCCCCCTTGCAGTGCCAAACCTGAGCTCTCAGATGTCAGGAGTCCGGCCCAGCTTCTTGCCTCTGGAACATATGATACTGGTTCACAAATAAAAGacttattaaaattataaaggTGAAgggtattattattattattactattattattattacttctTTTAACTTGCTTCTCTGCTGTGTGAGGCCTTTCAGGCTTAAGGTCTCTAGCTTTTCCCTGCAGCCCACAAGATCAGAAACTGATTGGTTTGGCTAAAAGTGGAATTTCCCTTCTCATCATTTAACACCAGGAAATGGAGTTTTGTGAAATAGCATCAGATATCCACATATAAAAATGCAGTGCTGATTACAGGGAGGTTTTTCTGAGGGTGAAATGCTGGACTCTAGAGCCTTCTGCCTCTATGGGGCAAAGGAAAGGGTCTAACTGCTAAGTGAGGGTCTGAGCCCGGAGCAAAGCCATTTGAGTGTGCACAGCTTGATGTGCAGCTTTCTCTCtcagctgcacagcagaaagTGCACCTCAGCTGACCCTACGAGAAGCAGCTCCATCTGCAGCTGCAAAGGAAAGTTctggggctgctcaggcctGGGGTCTCAGCTCAGGCTGACTGCCAGCTGCATAGTCCCACATGGCTGGaactcactccagcagcttgATGATTTACCACCATGCCACACTGAAGCCTTTAGAGCCTGACAGAGGCCTGCCAAACCCCTCCaaacccctctgctccccaAGCCTCGGAGTCAGCTGTGCTAAGACATGAGGGCCACCAACACAAGATGCTCAGGAAATCAGCATTCCACTACACACATACCCAGAGTCTGCGCTGGCAGCATGGAAGCCATGGAGCAAACGCGTGTAAGTTAAAGTGCTCTTTCAACCCCACCAACACCAGGACGGAAAGGCAGATCCCACCTATGCCACTCCACAAGTGGCCAGCGCTGCATCCAACCTTTTATCTCCTGCTTTGCAGCaactgctgccagagcaggacaTCTGGCAGTGCTCAGTGACATCCTTTACTCTCACACCCATCCCTAGAGGCACTTCTGCAGATTAAATGAGTGAATAGAGTTCATTTATAAACAAGTCTAATACAGAAATTACTTTGTTGATGTTTTTCATTTATCTAAAATGTGCCTACAATGTGGCTACAATGGGAGCTGCCTACAcaattttccattgaaaatttCACGAGTGACTACAAACGTAGCAACACCCACTCGCCACTCATTTTAACTTGTGACAGAAACTGTCATGCCTGTATGAACACATTTGTACTGCAGATATGTCACACAGGTCTCCTTCCATGTGTCTGAAAATGCTCGCTAACATTCTCTCCATCTTCTGCAAAACAAATTAAGAGAGACGCCTGGCTTTGCTGCCAGGAGACTTGAATAAGACCACCACGAAAAATTACAGGAACCGGGGGCGTTTTACCCCTTTGAAGATCCAGCCAGAAACACCAGCAAGCAGCAGCCAACTCGGAGCAGCCATTTCACAGATAAGCACAGGCACTCATGGGGAGGAGTTTGCCTTTAAGCCTGGCTGATAAGGGGACAGTGTGAGAGCACGGCTTCTGGGGAGGATTTGGAAA is part of the Vidua chalybeata isolate OUT-0048 chromosome 1, bVidCha1 merged haplotype, whole genome shotgun sequence genome and encodes:
- the ATXN1 gene encoding ataxin-1 translates to MKSNQERSNECLPPKKREIPATSLPSEVKPVLPNENHRADNLAWLPSTPSGQGCLGGRHRPGGTSSVEAGLQQGLHKSLSAGMDYSPPSAPRSVPASTTLPTVYSPALSQSGTPVSPVQYTHLQHTFQFVGPQYSGSYTGFIPSQLISPTANSATGAVAAATAVATTPSQRSQLEAYSTLLASMSGLSQQGHKVEPHLVRTPGLIAAGSPPPTQQNQYVHISSSSQSTVRNVSPPTIPVPLHPHQTVIPHTLTLGPSSQVVVQYTDSGGHFVTRDPPKKPESSRLQAMQAKEVLNGEIEKSRRYGISPSADMGLVKAGNKPAPHHYETRHVVVHSNPAEYGMRDSSGVRASVMVVPNSSTPTADMEVQQAANRETSPSALNDKGSLHLGKPTHRSYALSPQQALGHEGVKAVATLSPHTVIQTTHSASEQLPVGLPATAFYTGTQPPVIGYLSGQQQAIGYPSSLPQHLVIPGTQSLLIPVGSADVEPSGVTPAIVTSSPQFAAVPHTFVTTAVPKSENFSAEPLTTQPAYQATMVQAQIHLPVVQSIASPAAAPPTLPPYFMKGSIIQLANGELKKVEDLKTEDFIQSAEISNDLKIDSSTVERIEDSHSPGIAVIQFAVGEHRAQVSVEVLVEYPFFVFGQGWSSCCPERTNQLFDLPCSKLSVGDVCISLTLKNLKNGSIKKGQPMDSASILLKHSKNDSLAGSRHRYAEQENGINQGSAQMLAENGELKFPDKIGLPAAPLLTKTEPSKPPATRKRRWSAPETRKLEKSEEEPPLTLPKPSFIPQEVKICIEGRSNVGK